A region from the Arthrobacter roseus genome encodes:
- a CDS encoding type II toxin-antitoxin system VapC family toxin codes for MIIYIDTSAALKLVIDEPESAALADHLSAATAEHTLVASMLLHADMHCAARRQRNIPAELINTVLNSINLVDVARSDLMYAAAMPHQLRSADAIHLATAIRVQAQSVLAYDHELMAAATDAGLSVVSPGFPTKQ; via the coding sequence TTGATCATCTACATCGACACCTCGGCAGCACTGAAGCTGGTGATCGACGAGCCGGAGTCAGCGGCCCTTGCCGATCACCTGTCTGCGGCAACGGCGGAACACACGCTCGTTGCGTCGATGCTGCTTCACGCGGATATGCACTGCGCTGCCAGACGGCAGCGGAACATCCCGGCCGAGCTGATCAATACTGTCCTGAACAGCATCAACCTGGTGGACGTGGCCCGCAGCGACCTGATGTACGCAGCCGCTATGCCGCACCAACTCCGAAGTGCGGACGCCATCCATCTGGCTACGGCAATTAGGGTGCAGGCTCAGTCAGTCCTCGCCTACGACCATGAACTCATGGCGGCAGCAACTGACGCCGGGCTCTCCGTGGTTTCGCCGGGCTTCCCGACTAAACAGTGA
- a CDS encoding type II toxin-antitoxin system Phd/YefM family antitoxin, protein MTTIPHRELRNNSSSILDRVKNGETISVTNNGDVAATLIPPSSSVFESLLLSGQVRQASIGAVDFRLLPRVEQENSTAAILTDLRGER, encoded by the coding sequence ATGACAACAATCCCACACCGGGAACTACGAAACAACAGCAGCAGCATTCTTGACCGAGTAAAGAATGGCGAGACCATCAGCGTCACGAACAATGGGGACGTGGCAGCGACGCTGATCCCGCCGTCGTCGTCAGTGTTCGAGTCGCTGTTGCTTTCCGGCCAGGTTCGGCAAGCATCCATTGGAGCGGTCGACTTCCGGCTCCTTCCGCGCGTTGAGCAGGAAAACTCAACGGCAGCTATCCTCACCGACCTGCGTGGTGAACGTTGA
- a CDS encoding acyl-CoA dehydrogenase family protein: protein MTTPDINSDYFLLDEELTDGERALRDKVRAYAEAEILPIINDYWERAEFPTELLPGLAQLGIIGSTIEGYGCPGLSRRASGVVSREIARADGSVNTYIGVHSSLGMGSINMLGSDEQKQRWLPAMAKLEKTGAFALTEPEHGSDSVALETSARRDGDSYILNGHKRWIGNGDAADVVVIFARDEADAKVKAFMMEKNDDGAYPQGYSPTVITGKMGKRAILQSDIVIENLRIPAVNRLEHCESFHDVSRVLTATRGGAAWEAVGHGMAAYEIAATYALERKQFGRPIASFQLVQNKLANMLSELTAMQLMCYRMTDLAESGRLTGAMASMVKMANAQKGKWICSEARDILAGNGVLLERHIARHLTDMDIVSTYEGTDSIQSLLVGRDITGISAFK, encoded by the coding sequence TTGACTACACCGGACATCAACAGCGACTACTTCCTTCTGGACGAGGAGCTGACCGACGGCGAGCGCGCCCTCCGCGACAAGGTTCGGGCTTACGCCGAGGCAGAGATTCTGCCCATCATCAACGACTACTGGGAGCGGGCCGAATTCCCGACGGAGTTGCTGCCGGGCCTCGCACAGTTGGGCATTATCGGATCCACTATCGAGGGCTACGGTTGCCCCGGGCTGAGCCGCCGTGCCTCCGGCGTTGTTTCCAGGGAGATCGCCCGCGCAGACGGTTCGGTCAACACCTATATCGGTGTCCACTCGAGCCTGGGCATGGGCTCCATCAACATGCTCGGCAGCGACGAGCAGAAGCAGCGCTGGCTCCCCGCCATGGCCAAACTGGAGAAAACCGGCGCGTTTGCCCTGACGGAGCCCGAACACGGATCTGATTCGGTGGCACTGGAAACCAGTGCCCGCCGCGACGGCGACAGCTACATCCTGAACGGTCACAAACGGTGGATCGGCAATGGTGATGCGGCCGACGTCGTCGTCATCTTTGCCCGCGACGAGGCAGACGCCAAGGTCAAGGCTTTCATGATGGAGAAGAACGACGACGGCGCGTATCCCCAGGGGTACAGTCCCACCGTCATCACGGGGAAGATGGGCAAGCGCGCCATCCTGCAGTCGGACATTGTGATCGAGAACCTGCGCATTCCAGCGGTGAATCGACTGGAGCACTGTGAGTCCTTCCATGACGTCTCCCGGGTGTTGACCGCGACGCGTGGGGGAGCGGCCTGGGAAGCGGTGGGCCACGGCATGGCAGCCTACGAAATCGCGGCGACCTACGCACTGGAGCGCAAACAGTTCGGTCGGCCCATCGCTTCATTCCAACTGGTGCAGAACAAGCTGGCCAACATGTTGAGCGAACTCACCGCCATGCAACTGATGTGTTATCGGATGACTGACCTGGCCGAGTCTGGACGGTTGACCGGGGCCATGGCGTCGATGGTGAAAATGGCGAACGCGCAGAAAGGCAAGTGGATCTGCAGCGAAGCCCGCGACATCCTCGCGGGAAACGGTGTGCTGCTGGAGCGCCATATTGCACGGCACCTCACCGACATGGACATCGTCAGCACCTACGAGGGCACGGATTCCATCCAGTCCCTGCTGGTGGGCCGCGACATCACCGGCATCTCAGCCTTCAAATAG
- a CDS encoding 3-hydroxyacyl-CoA dehydrogenase NAD-binding domain-containing protein produces MTSQPVSVQITDGVAHVRMDNPPVNALGLALREALMDALAELEHNDDVMSVLLIGQPKAFSAGADITEFGTGTSSPTLPELVARVEDFPKPVVAAITGVALGGGLELAMAAHARVALTTAKLGLPEISLGLLPGAGGTGRLPRLVGPEKALELILGGKQIPAEAALQDGLVDAVLDGGSDAGSADSDGGSGFETEAARWTAEFAASGGPMRTQDRTDKIADAAAKPGTVVELAATALRKVKDPFAGKAAVEAVTAGVEKSFERGAVVERAKFQERLKSSESAAQRYLFAAERAARKPRNLDPAAARDVKQAGVVGAGTMGGGIAMALVSAGIPVTVVEAQQEALERGLGMIEKNLAVSVSHGNRTEKQAAQQRALITGTMDYADLSDADLVIEAAFEDLQVKKEIFAKLDQHVKPQAVLATNTSYLDIDEIASGTEHADRVLGMHFFSPANVMPLVEVVRGAQTSPEALATGFATARRIGKTPVVVGVCHGFVGNRMLGVRSRQAEQLLLEGALPSQVDDVLTEFGFRMGPFAMADMAGLDIGWRNRKAQGTTAPIGDALCVEGRFGQKTGAGYYSYEGRDRQNDPEVEEIIERVSAEHNMTRRGISDDEILERLLFPMINEGARILEEKIADRASDIDVIWVKGYNWPAYRGGPMWYADQVGAAVVAERLTHYAEATGDESLRPASALQRAADVGGSLTGASSS; encoded by the coding sequence ATGACTTCACAGCCAGTTTCTGTCCAGATTACCGACGGCGTAGCGCACGTCCGCATGGACAATCCGCCCGTCAACGCGCTTGGCTTGGCCCTCCGCGAGGCTCTCATGGACGCGCTCGCCGAGCTTGAACACAATGACGACGTTATGTCCGTACTGCTGATCGGCCAGCCCAAAGCTTTCTCGGCCGGAGCGGACATTACCGAGTTCGGAACCGGCACCAGCTCACCGACGCTTCCCGAGCTCGTGGCTCGCGTGGAGGACTTCCCGAAACCGGTTGTCGCAGCGATCACCGGCGTCGCACTCGGTGGAGGACTGGAGCTCGCGATGGCCGCGCACGCCCGAGTCGCACTGACGACGGCGAAGCTGGGCCTGCCCGAAATCAGTCTTGGACTGCTTCCCGGCGCCGGTGGTACGGGCAGACTGCCGCGGCTCGTCGGGCCCGAAAAGGCGCTCGAACTGATCCTCGGCGGGAAGCAGATTCCGGCCGAGGCTGCCCTACAGGATGGCCTCGTAGATGCGGTGCTCGACGGCGGCTCGGACGCCGGTTCCGCCGATTCCGACGGCGGCAGCGGCTTTGAAACCGAAGCCGCCCGGTGGACCGCGGAGTTCGCCGCCTCTGGTGGTCCCATGCGTACGCAGGACCGGACCGATAAAATTGCCGACGCCGCCGCGAAGCCGGGAACCGTCGTCGAACTCGCAGCGACGGCACTGCGCAAGGTCAAGGATCCGTTTGCGGGCAAGGCCGCTGTGGAAGCGGTCACCGCGGGAGTTGAGAAATCCTTTGAACGAGGCGCTGTGGTGGAGCGCGCGAAGTTTCAGGAGCGGTTGAAGAGTTCGGAGTCCGCCGCCCAGCGGTACCTGTTCGCTGCCGAACGTGCTGCCCGCAAACCACGGAATCTGGATCCAGCTGCAGCTCGAGACGTGAAGCAGGCCGGCGTCGTGGGGGCTGGCACCATGGGTGGAGGAATTGCGATGGCGCTGGTTTCCGCGGGAATCCCGGTCACCGTGGTGGAAGCCCAGCAGGAAGCGCTGGAACGTGGGCTGGGCATGATCGAGAAGAATCTAGCTGTCTCCGTTTCGCACGGCAACCGAACCGAGAAGCAGGCAGCGCAGCAGCGCGCGCTCATCACCGGAACCATGGATTACGCGGATCTCAGCGACGCAGATCTGGTCATTGAGGCAGCGTTCGAGGATCTGCAGGTCAAGAAGGAGATCTTCGCGAAGCTGGACCAGCACGTGAAGCCACAGGCCGTGCTCGCAACCAACACCTCCTACCTGGATATTGATGAGATTGCGTCCGGTACGGAACATGCGGATCGCGTTCTCGGGATGCATTTCTTCAGTCCGGCCAACGTCATGCCGCTCGTGGAGGTGGTGCGCGGCGCACAGACCAGTCCCGAAGCACTAGCCACTGGATTCGCAACGGCTCGGCGAATCGGGAAGACGCCCGTCGTCGTCGGAGTGTGTCACGGCTTTGTGGGCAACCGGATGCTGGGAGTGCGCTCGCGGCAGGCCGAACAGCTCCTGCTGGAGGGCGCACTGCCGTCCCAGGTTGATGATGTGCTGACCGAGTTTGGGTTCCGAATGGGGCCCTTTGCCATGGCGGACATGGCCGGTCTGGATATCGGCTGGCGGAACCGGAAAGCGCAGGGCACCACCGCGCCGATCGGCGATGCTCTGTGCGTGGAGGGCCGTTTCGGGCAGAAGACTGGCGCCGGTTACTACTCCTACGAGGGCCGCGATCGCCAGAACGATCCCGAGGTGGAGGAGATCATCGAACGGGTTTCGGCCGAGCACAATATGACGCGACGCGGGATCTCAGACGACGAGATCCTCGAACGGTTGCTCTTCCCGATGATCAACGAAGGCGCCCGCATCCTTGAGGAAAAAATCGCGGACCGCGCCAGCGATATCGACGTGATCTGGGTCAAGGGCTACAACTGGCCCGCCTACCGCGGAGGGCCCATGTGGTACGCGGATCAGGTGGGCGCGGCCGTCGTCGCCGAGCGTCTGACGCACTATGCGGAGGCGACCGGGGATGAGTCCCTGCGGCCCGCGTCGGCATTGCAACGAGCGGCCGACGTCGGCGGGAGCCTGACGGGCGCGTCGTCGTCGTGA
- a CDS encoding TetR/AcrR family transcriptional regulator has product MSFQEPESAEQGASESREPEGPEAPLLDGRSARALRTRRTISDAHLALINDGELRPSARQVTERAGVSQRTLWDNFKDMESVMAETAARQLAEQDAALVPIDAGLALAERIELYCAQRGNVLEAVAPMARAADVHRPFSPVLQRNLESNLERIRAEIERLFEPELSLLDEDRRNRITLALCTASDWANWQLLRAYLGQSAEEARRALEVSVGALLVRSCSPNVVDHEKRKSS; this is encoded by the coding sequence GTGAGCTTTCAGGAGCCGGAAAGCGCTGAGCAGGGGGCGTCGGAAAGCAGAGAGCCGGAGGGGCCGGAAGCACCACTGCTCGACGGGCGCAGTGCCCGGGCGCTGCGCACTCGCCGGACCATTTCCGACGCTCACCTTGCGCTGATCAACGACGGCGAACTCAGACCGTCCGCGCGGCAGGTCACCGAGCGGGCCGGAGTGTCCCAGCGGACGCTGTGGGACAACTTCAAGGACATGGAGAGCGTGATGGCGGAGACCGCGGCGCGTCAGCTCGCCGAGCAGGACGCGGCGCTTGTCCCGATCGACGCCGGACTGGCGCTCGCAGAACGGATCGAGCTCTATTGTGCCCAACGGGGCAACGTGCTCGAGGCCGTCGCACCGATGGCGCGGGCAGCGGACGTCCACCGGCCGTTCTCACCGGTGCTGCAGCGGAACCTGGAATCGAACCTGGAACGCATCCGGGCCGAGATTGAGCGGCTGTTCGAGCCGGAGCTATCCCTTCTGGATGAAGACCGCCGGAACCGCATCACGCTGGCGCTCTGCACGGCGTCGGACTGGGCCAACTGGCAGCTGCTGCGCGCATATTTAGGGCAGTCGGCCGAAGAGGCCCGTCGTGCACTGGAGGTGTCGGTGGGCGCGCTGCTGGTGAGGTCGTGCTCGCCAAACGTGGTCGATCACGAGAAGAGGAAGTCATCATGA
- a CDS encoding long-chain-fatty-acid--CoA ligase, whose amino-acid sequence MTVLSLAAVLAESARRYPEKTAVISGGQQYSYSTLWRQSLRYGAQLQEAGMEPGDVVGIMAPNVVEFPRAYYAVEAAGGVVVPVHLLLTVEEVVHVLRDSGAKMLICHASFLSVAGPAAEQAGIPLLLAGPAPQGAEGAEGLQVLDADSGKELRNYVSREADDPAVIFYTSGTTGKPKGAVLTHLNMVMNATVSAVDANDVRTDDIALACLPLFHVFGQTASMNAIFRLGATLVLLPRFTGEAALELIREENVDVFHGVPTMYMQLLEAAEGQEKLPKLRLCVSGGAAMPVAVMEKFNEAFDVTIYEGYGLSETSPVVSTNTPYSGVKPGTVGPSIWGVEVEIADHREPDKVVPLPNGELGEILVRGHNVFAGYLNNPEATAAAMVDGWFRTGDLGTMDDDGFITVVDRTKDVIIRSGYNVYPREVEEVLIRHPAIAQVAVIGIPDDLRGEEVCAVVVLDPAHQGPRSSAEEIIEWSREHLAKHKYPREVRFVEKFPLGPSHKILKRELRRDVTEGR is encoded by the coding sequence ATGACGGTTTTGTCCCTTGCCGCGGTTCTTGCCGAATCGGCGCGTAGATACCCCGAAAAGACCGCAGTCATCAGCGGCGGCCAGCAGTACTCCTATTCCACGCTCTGGCGCCAGTCGCTGCGCTACGGTGCGCAGCTGCAGGAAGCTGGAATGGAACCGGGCGATGTTGTCGGCATCATGGCGCCCAACGTCGTCGAATTCCCCCGCGCCTATTATGCGGTGGAGGCGGCAGGCGGCGTCGTGGTTCCCGTGCACTTGCTGCTCACCGTTGAGGAAGTGGTTCATGTCCTCCGCGACAGCGGCGCGAAGATGCTGATCTGTCATGCCAGCTTCCTGAGCGTCGCCGGTCCAGCCGCGGAGCAGGCCGGAATTCCGCTGCTGCTTGCCGGGCCGGCTCCCCAGGGCGCTGAGGGCGCTGAGGGCCTGCAGGTCCTGGATGCCGATAGCGGGAAGGAGCTGCGTAACTACGTCAGCCGTGAAGCGGATGACCCCGCCGTCATTTTCTACACGTCCGGCACCACCGGCAAGCCCAAGGGTGCCGTGCTGACACACCTGAACATGGTCATGAACGCAACGGTCTCCGCCGTGGACGCCAACGACGTCCGCACCGACGACATTGCGCTCGCCTGCCTGCCCCTGTTCCACGTCTTTGGCCAGACTGCGAGCATGAACGCCATCTTCCGGTTGGGTGCCACCCTGGTGCTGCTGCCGAGGTTCACCGGGGAAGCGGCTCTTGAACTGATCCGCGAGGAGAACGTGGATGTTTTCCATGGCGTTCCCACCATGTATATGCAGTTGCTGGAGGCGGCCGAGGGCCAGGAGAAGCTGCCGAAGCTGAGACTGTGTGTCAGCGGTGGAGCAGCGATGCCGGTGGCGGTGATGGAGAAGTTCAACGAAGCTTTCGACGTCACCATTTACGAGGGGTACGGCCTGTCCGAAACCTCGCCCGTGGTCAGTACCAACACACCGTATTCGGGGGTGAAGCCCGGCACTGTTGGGCCCTCCATCTGGGGTGTGGAAGTGGAGATCGCGGATCATCGCGAGCCTGACAAGGTGGTCCCGCTGCCGAACGGCGAACTCGGGGAGATCCTGGTCCGCGGTCACAACGTATTCGCGGGTTACCTGAACAACCCAGAGGCGACGGCGGCTGCCATGGTGGACGGCTGGTTCCGCACCGGTGACCTGGGGACCATGGACGACGACGGCTTCATCACCGTGGTGGATCGCACCAAGGACGTCATCATCCGCTCTGGCTACAACGTGTACCCGCGCGAGGTTGAAGAAGTGCTGATTCGCCACCCTGCCATTGCGCAGGTGGCTGTGATCGGCATTCCCGATGACCTGCGCGGGGAAGAGGTGTGCGCCGTCGTCGTGCTGGATCCTGCCCATCAGGGACCTCGTTCAAGTGCGGAAGAAATCATCGAGTGGAGCCGCGAGCATCTGGCGAAGCACAAGTATCCGCGCGAAGTGCGCTTTGTGGAGAAGTTCCCACTGGGACCGAGCCACAAGATCCTCAAGCGCGAGCTGCGACGGGATGTGACGGAGGGGCGTTAG
- a CDS encoding TraR/DksA family transcriptional regulator, whose product MDSVDAERFQQLIDVRIADTRARIEASGRRIDELTKARSGTTEDDEHDPEGSTISQDRALEVKLHEDAQRSLTDLQQALTRLADGTYDVCEHCGGPISLERLEVRPETRLCIDCASSRLRR is encoded by the coding sequence ATGGACTCAGTCGACGCTGAACGCTTTCAACAACTCATAGACGTTCGCATCGCGGACACTCGCGCACGGATCGAAGCCTCTGGCCGGCGTATCGACGAACTGACCAAGGCGCGATCAGGCACGACTGAAGACGACGAACACGACCCTGAGGGCTCAACTATTTCCCAGGACCGGGCTCTGGAGGTCAAACTGCACGAAGATGCCCAGCGCAGTCTGACCGATCTCCAGCAAGCCCTGACACGCTTGGCGGACGGAACCTACGATGTCTGCGAACACTGTGGCGGCCCGATTTCACTCGAACGACTGGAGGTCCGCCCGGAAACCCGGCTCTGCATTGACTGCGCTAGCAGCCGCCTCCGCCGCTAA
- a CDS encoding glutamine amidotransferase — protein MLPFLLLSTRAEDVATEREYQSFLNSAGLEPEHLHRIRAEAGPLPLIDLDDYSGIMVGGSPFNSSDPEELKSDTQRRVEREIGELLDRVVAADVPFLGACYGVGTLGKHQGAVIDRTFAEPISAVTITVNDAGAADPLLAGLPPSFAGFVGHKEACTILPPGAVVLASSSTCPVQMFRIRENLYATQFHPELDVAALLERIDIYRNAGYFPPHEADEVMDRVRTAQVDQPARILRHFVQRYARG, from the coding sequence ATGTTGCCGTTCCTGTTGCTCTCCACCCGTGCCGAAGACGTTGCGACCGAGCGCGAGTACCAGAGCTTTCTGAACTCAGCCGGGCTGGAGCCGGAGCACTTGCACCGCATTCGCGCGGAGGCTGGTCCGCTGCCGCTGATTGACCTCGATGACTATTCAGGAATCATGGTGGGCGGCAGCCCGTTCAACTCATCCGATCCCGAAGAGCTGAAGTCCGATACGCAGCGCCGCGTAGAGCGTGAGATTGGCGAGCTACTGGACCGTGTAGTCGCAGCCGACGTCCCATTCCTCGGAGCCTGCTATGGGGTGGGCACCCTCGGTAAGCATCAGGGCGCGGTGATCGACCGCACCTTTGCCGAGCCCATCAGCGCGGTCACCATCACGGTGAACGACGCCGGAGCGGCCGATCCGTTGCTGGCCGGCCTGCCGCCGTCGTTCGCTGGCTTCGTGGGTCACAAGGAAGCGTGCACCATCCTGCCGCCTGGCGCAGTGGTGCTGGCGTCGTCGTCGACGTGTCCCGTCCAGATGTTCCGCATCCGTGAGAATCTCTATGCCACACAATTCCATCCGGAGCTCGACGTCGCTGCCCTGCTGGAGCGGATCGACATCTACCGCAATGCCGGATACTTTCCGCCCCACGAGGCGGACGAGGTCATGGACCGTGTCCGGACAGCACAAGTGGACCAGCCTGCGCGGATCCTGCGGCATTTCGTGCAGCGGTACGCCCGGGGTTAG
- a CDS encoding NUDIX domain-containing protein produces MRCGWIRADDPLILVSVLTDRRTGLQFYRPLGGGIEFGETSADALRREFTEELGFDVTPTSLLGVLENHFEFEGEPGHEIVHVYAVESSEIDALSLDTELTVLDDGSPVIWKRRDELESGRRPFYPAGVLELLPN; encoded by the coding sequence GTGCGCTGTGGCTGGATTCGTGCTGATGATCCTCTAATTCTCGTTTCCGTCCTCACGGATCGACGGACTGGCCTCCAATTCTACCGACCGCTCGGAGGCGGCATAGAGTTCGGCGAAACCTCGGCAGACGCGCTTCGCCGCGAATTCACGGAAGAACTGGGGTTCGACGTCACGCCCACGTCACTGCTCGGCGTCCTGGAGAACCACTTCGAGTTCGAAGGGGAACCCGGGCACGAGATCGTTCATGTGTACGCCGTTGAGTCCTCCGAGATCGATGCCCTGAGTCTGGACACCGAACTCACCGTCCTTGATGACGGGTCACCCGTGATCTGGAAGCGCAGAGATGAGCTGGAATCCGGGCGCCGACCCTTCTATCCAGCCGGAGTTCTGGAGCTTCTACCCAATTGA
- a CDS encoding Tex family protein: MSNPAAPVQPSVPTPNPADVNRKIHAQIASELGVQTWQVKVAIELLDGGSTVPFIARYRKEVTGTLDDAQLRDLEERLRYLRELEDRRAAILAAISEQGKLTPELTAAIHEAETKSRLEDLYLPFKSKRRTKAQIAREAGLEPLADALLRNPELDPVEEAAKYLNPAHSINAAEDALAGARAVVVERVSLDVELTTTLRERLWTTGRLRSQVRKGKEAEGQKFADYFALTQVPKSMPSHRVLALLRGEKEGVLDVSFAEADPTDKEAYEDARGHYENAVARAAGISNRGRPADAWLLQSAQVAWRTRIHTRLATDLRSRMAQAAEDDAVRVFAANLRDVLLAAPAGNRSTMGLDPGLRTGVKVAIVDGTGKATATDTIYPHAPSNRWTDALTSLKKLAVKHNVELIAIGNGTASRETDELAAELIKSLPEQKIRKLVVSEAGASVYSASALASAELPGMDVSLRGAVSIARRLQDPLAELVKIDPKAIGVGQYQHDVAPAKLERSLGAVIEDCVNSVGVDVNTASPALLSRVAGLGPLLSENIVAHRNETGRFAKRSDLKKVPRLGAKAFEQCAGFLRISGGAEPLDASSVHPEAYGVARKILSSVGARKADAVRGTGTLATVNAADFVDDTFGLPTVQDILAELEKPGRDPRPEFTSASFAEGVEKISDLRPGMILEGIVSNVATFGAFVDIGVHQDGLVHISAMSNTFVSDPHDVVKSGQVVRVKVLEADPERKRIALTLRLDDESPSGGGKAASASGSGAARSGPGASRGAGSSPESRGSRGSSGKRESREPESAMAKALREAGLR; this comes from the coding sequence GTGAGTAACCCAGCAGCCCCGGTCCAGCCTTCCGTCCCAACCCCCAACCCGGCAGACGTGAACCGGAAGATCCATGCCCAGATCGCATCCGAGCTTGGTGTGCAGACCTGGCAGGTCAAGGTTGCGATAGAACTGCTCGACGGCGGGTCAACGGTTCCGTTCATCGCTCGGTACCGCAAGGAAGTCACCGGAACGCTCGACGACGCACAGCTGCGTGATCTCGAGGAGAGGCTGCGGTACCTACGCGAACTCGAAGACCGCCGCGCAGCCATACTCGCTGCCATCAGCGAACAGGGAAAGCTCACGCCCGAACTGACCGCAGCCATCCATGAAGCCGAGACCAAATCACGACTGGAAGACCTCTACCTTCCGTTCAAATCCAAACGCCGCACCAAAGCTCAGATTGCCCGCGAAGCTGGTCTCGAACCGCTCGCTGACGCACTGCTGCGCAACCCCGAACTCGATCCGGTCGAGGAAGCGGCGAAATACCTCAACCCGGCGCACTCCATCAACGCAGCCGAGGACGCTCTGGCAGGTGCCCGCGCCGTCGTCGTCGAACGCGTCAGCCTCGACGTCGAACTCACCACCACCCTCCGCGAACGGCTCTGGACTACTGGACGCCTCCGCTCCCAGGTCCGCAAAGGGAAGGAAGCCGAGGGCCAGAAGTTCGCCGACTACTTCGCCTTGACTCAGGTGCCCAAGTCCATGCCGTCGCACCGAGTACTCGCACTGCTGCGCGGTGAGAAAGAAGGTGTGCTCGACGTTTCTTTCGCCGAAGCAGACCCAACGGACAAGGAAGCATACGAGGACGCCCGCGGCCACTACGAAAACGCCGTCGCCAGGGCCGCTGGCATCTCAAACCGTGGACGACCGGCGGACGCCTGGCTCCTGCAGAGCGCGCAGGTTGCGTGGCGTACCCGGATTCACACTCGACTCGCAACCGACCTGCGCTCGCGGATGGCGCAAGCGGCCGAGGACGACGCTGTTCGAGTGTTCGCGGCGAACCTGCGAGACGTACTGCTCGCCGCGCCCGCCGGGAACCGGTCCACCATGGGGCTGGATCCGGGCCTGCGCACGGGCGTGAAAGTTGCGATTGTCGATGGGACGGGGAAAGCCACGGCGACCGACACCATCTACCCGCACGCGCCCTCCAACAGGTGGACCGATGCGTTGACGAGCTTGAAAAAACTCGCTGTGAAGCACAACGTGGAGCTCATCGCGATCGGCAATGGCACGGCGAGCCGTGAGACGGACGAGCTCGCCGCCGAACTGATCAAGAGTCTGCCCGAGCAGAAGATTCGCAAGCTGGTGGTCTCCGAAGCGGGGGCGTCCGTTTATTCAGCGTCTGCGCTGGCCTCGGCCGAACTGCCCGGCATGGACGTGTCCCTACGCGGCGCCGTGTCCATCGCGCGGCGGCTCCAGGATCCACTGGCGGAACTGGTGAAGATTGATCCCAAAGCGATCGGCGTCGGGCAGTACCAGCACGACGTCGCTCCCGCCAAGTTGGAACGCTCCCTTGGTGCTGTGATTGAGGACTGCGTGAACTCAGTGGGCGTTGACGTCAATACTGCCTCGCCTGCGCTGCTGAGTCGCGTTGCTGGCCTGGGGCCGTTGCTGAGTGAGAACATCGTCGCCCACCGGAATGAGACGGGGCGCTTTGCGAAGCGCAGCGACCTGAAAAAGGTTCCACGACTCGGGGCGAAAGCATTCGAGCAGTGCGCAGGGTTCCTTCGGATCAGCGGGGGAGCGGAACCGCTCGACGCATCGAGCGTGCACCCTGAAGCCTATGGAGTTGCCCGGAAAATCCTCAGCTCCGTGGGTGCTCGAAAGGCCGACGCCGTCCGTGGAACCGGGACCTTGGCTACCGTCAATGCCGCAGATTTTGTTGATGACACTTTTGGCCTTCCCACCGTGCAGGACATCCTCGCCGAACTGGAAAAACCCGGCCGTGATCCCAGACCTGAGTTCACCTCCGCCTCCTTTGCGGAGGGGGTCGAGAAGATCTCGGACCTTCGTCCCGGCATGATCCTCGAAGGGATAGTCAGCAATGTGGCCACCTTCGGCGCGTTCGTGGACATCGGTGTTCACCAGGACGGGCTCGTTCACATATCCGCGATGTCCAACACTTTCGTTTCCGACCCGCACGACGTCGTCAAATCTGGGCAGGTTGTACGAGTGAAGGTTCTCGAGGCGGACCCCGAACGCAAGCGCATCGCACTCACGCTTCGATTGGACGACGAGAGCCCTTCGGGCGGCGGGAAGGCTGCTAGCGCCTCGGGCTCTGGCGCTGCCCGCTCGGGCCCCGGTGCTTCCCGTGGGGCTGGTTCTTCGCCTGAGTCTCGTGGGTCTCGTGGCTCGAGCGGCAAGCGTGAGTCCCGCGAGCCGGAGAGTGCGATGGCGAAGGCACTCCGGGAGGCCGGGCTCCGCTAA
- a CDS encoding HipA N-terminal domain-containing protein yields the protein MRVNDGGTRFSYLPEYLARGQTAIASSLPLSAEPVVTGSGSVPPFFTHLLPEDRRLSSLRRAVKASSDNELALRLAVGGGRCGSSCDCQRAGEGLRRNGLGTR from the coding sequence ATGAGGGTCAATGATGGCGGAACTCGTTTCAGCTACCTTCCGGAATACCTGGCACGGGGCCAAACCGCGATTGCTTCTTCGCTTCCGTTGTCAGCAGAGCCAGTGGTCACGGGGAGCGGATCAGTTCCGCCCTTCTTTACTCACCTGCTGCCTGAGGACCGGCGTCTTTCGTCATTGCGTCGAGCCGTAAAGGCCTCGTCCGACAACGAGCTAGCACTCCGTTTGGCCGTTGGAGGAGGCCGGTGTGGATCCTCGTGCGATTGCCAGCGTGCAGGAGAAGGTCTCCGCCGGAATGGTCTCGGTACCCGTTGA